A genomic window from Struthio camelus isolate bStrCam1 chromosome 2, bStrCam1.hap1, whole genome shotgun sequence includes:
- the CLXN gene encoding calaxin — MSKKRLQQLTDSLVRSAKHFNRNEVESLIKLFHTLAAESRDRFAAAGIDRNMFRNILHCTFGMTDDMIMDRVFRTFDKDNDSCISVIEWVEGLSIFLRGTLEEKMKYCFEVYDLNGDGYISREEMFHMLKNSLLKQPSEEDPDEGIKDLVEITLKKMDYDHDGKLSFVDFEKAVRDENLLLEAFGPCLPDIKGSMAFERKTFQETTGL, encoded by the exons ATGAGCAAGAAGCGGCTGCAGCAGCTGACGGACTCGCTGGTCCGATCCGCCAAGCACT TTAATAGAAATGAAGTGGAAAGTCTCATCAAGCTCTTTCACACGTTGGCGGCTGAGTCCAGGGATCGATTTGCTGCAGCTGGCATAGATCGTAACATGTTCAGGAACATTCTGCACTGCACGTTTGGCATGACGGATGACATGATTATGGACAGAG TATTCCGTACTTTTGATAAAGACAACGACAGCTGCATCAGTGTGATAGAATGGGTGGAAGGCTTATCCATATTTCTTCGGGGGacattagaagaaaaaatgaaat ACTGTTTTGAAGTTTATGATCTGAATGGAGATGGATACATTTCACGAGAGGAAATGTTTCATATGCTGAAAAACAGCCTGCTCAAACAGCCATCAGAAGAAGATCCTGATGAGGGAATTAAGGACTTGGTAGAaataacactgaagaaaatg GACTATGATCACGATGGCAAGCTTTCTTTTGTGGACTTTGAAAAAGCTGTCAGAGATGAAAATCTTCTCCTGGAAGCCTTTGGACCGTGTTTGCCAGACATAAAG ggcAGTATGGCATTTGAACGGAAAACTTTCCAGGAAACTACTGGACTGTAG
- the RBM48 gene encoding RNA-binding protein 48 isoform X2 codes for MPGGRRGCSPTILPAPGVPSPRPRAEPSRYLLQAKVYTINLESRYLLIQGVPALGVMKELVEQFALYGAIDEYHALDEYPAEQFTEVYLIKFQKLPCARVAKKKMDERSFFGSLLHVCYAPEFETVQETREKLQDRRKYIAKATNQRDCFVAKKVEGPKTPISKNSAYDCQRTTSESCAAGNWDPFPCFPNSHTALQNRGYPSGIHNQSQFMFLQNDSNCAETSGYFGQSMSLTQNVQPGGHTPPISSVQQRAVPTDNGIDRFLPRTTHLQERKRRREEGNKFALMGTYTDSTEVVIGPQLPEVPKVDMDDDSLNTSATLIRNKLKQVADSVSRTSVEKPKASSAKPLLKQRRRI; via the exons ATGCCGGGAGGGAGGAGAGGTTGCTCTCCCACAATCCTCCCCGCCCCAGGAGTCCCTTCGCCCAGGCCCCGAGCGGAGCCTAGCCGGTACCTGCTGCAGGCGAAG GTTTACACTATCAACTTGGAATCTCGTTACTTACTAATACAAGGAGTTCCTGCGTTAGGTGTCATGAAGGAATTAGTTGAACAATTTGCATTATATGGTGCCATTGATGAGTATCATGCTCTAGATGAATATCCAGCAGAGCAGTTTACCGAGGTTTATCTTATAAAATTCCAAAAACTGCCATGTGCAAG GGTGGCCAAGAAAAAAATGGACGAACGAAGTTTCTTTGGTAGCTTGCTGCATGTGTGCTATGCTCCAGAATTTGAAACAGTCCAAGAAACGAGGGAGAAGTTGCAGGATAGAAGAAAGTATATAGCAAAAGCAACAAATCAGAGAG attGCTTTGTCGCAAAGAAAGTAGAGGGGCCTAAGACACCCATCTCAAAGAACTCGGCATACGACTGTCAGCGGACTACATCAGAATCCTGTGCAGCTGGTAACTGGGATCCATTTCCTTGCTTTCCTAATTCTCACACAGCATTACAAAACAGAGGATATCCTTCTGGGATTCATAATCAGAGCCAGTTTATGTTTCTCCAGAATGACAGTAACTGTGCTGAAACTTCTGGGTACTTTGGTCAAAGCATGTCCTTAACTCAAAATGTACAGCCAGGAGGACATACTCCACCAATTTCTTCAGTACAGCAAAGAGCAGTTCCGACTGATAATGGAATTGACAGGTTTCTACCTCGTACAACTCATCTACAAGAAcgtaagaggaggagagaggaaggtaACAAATTTGCCCTCATGGGAACATATACAGACAGTACTGAAGTCGTTATTGGTCCACAGTTACCAGAAGTACCTAAGGTGGATATGGATGATGATTCTCTGAATACTTCAGCTACGTTAATTCGAAATAAACTGAAGCAG GTGGCAGATTCTGTTTCAAGGACATCTGTGGAAAAGCCAAAGGCTAGTTCAGCTAAGCCACTTCTAAAGCAGAGAAGAAGAATATAG
- the RBM48 gene encoding RNA-binding protein 48 isoform X3, which produces MTTRSETLARRCEPSRHADGRQRPDWTAAVRSVYTINLESRYLLIQGVPALGVMKELVEQFALYGAIDEYHALDEYPAEQFTEVYLIKFQKLPCARVAKKKMDERSFFGSLLHVCYAPEFETVQETREKLQDRRKYIAKATNQRDCFVAKKVEGPKTPISKNSAYDCQRTTSESCAAGNWDPFPCFPNSHTALQNRGYPSGIHNQSQFMFLQNDSNCAETSGYFGQSMSLTQNVQPGGHTPPISSVQQRAVPTDNGIDRFLPRTTHLQERKRRREEGNKFALMGTYTDSTEVVIGPQLPEVPKVDMDDDSLNTSATLIRNKLKQVADSVSRTSVEKPKASSAKPLLKQRRRI; this is translated from the exons ATGACAACACGGTCAGAAACCTTGGCACGACGCTGTGAACCGTCCAGACACGCTGACGGCAGGCAGCGGCCCGACTGGACGGCAGCGGTACGAAGC GTTTACACTATCAACTTGGAATCTCGTTACTTACTAATACAAGGAGTTCCTGCGTTAGGTGTCATGAAGGAATTAGTTGAACAATTTGCATTATATGGTGCCATTGATGAGTATCATGCTCTAGATGAATATCCAGCAGAGCAGTTTACCGAGGTTTATCTTATAAAATTCCAAAAACTGCCATGTGCAAG GGTGGCCAAGAAAAAAATGGACGAACGAAGTTTCTTTGGTAGCTTGCTGCATGTGTGCTATGCTCCAGAATTTGAAACAGTCCAAGAAACGAGGGAGAAGTTGCAGGATAGAAGAAAGTATATAGCAAAAGCAACAAATCAGAGAG attGCTTTGTCGCAAAGAAAGTAGAGGGGCCTAAGACACCCATCTCAAAGAACTCGGCATACGACTGTCAGCGGACTACATCAGAATCCTGTGCAGCTGGTAACTGGGATCCATTTCCTTGCTTTCCTAATTCTCACACAGCATTACAAAACAGAGGATATCCTTCTGGGATTCATAATCAGAGCCAGTTTATGTTTCTCCAGAATGACAGTAACTGTGCTGAAACTTCTGGGTACTTTGGTCAAAGCATGTCCTTAACTCAAAATGTACAGCCAGGAGGACATACTCCACCAATTTCTTCAGTACAGCAAAGAGCAGTTCCGACTGATAATGGAATTGACAGGTTTCTACCTCGTACAACTCATCTACAAGAAcgtaagaggaggagagaggaaggtaACAAATTTGCCCTCATGGGAACATATACAGACAGTACTGAAGTCGTTATTGGTCCACAGTTACCAGAAGTACCTAAGGTGGATATGGATGATGATTCTCTGAATACTTCAGCTACGTTAATTCGAAATAAACTGAAGCAG GTGGCAGATTCTGTTTCAAGGACATCTGTGGAAAAGCCAAAGGCTAGTTCAGCTAAGCCACTTCTAAAGCAGAGAAGAAGAATATAG
- the RBM48 gene encoding RNA-binding protein 48 isoform X1, with translation MAAAGSALGDACRHHAQLGACESRAKYREGRRPRAVKVYTINLESRYLLIQGVPALGVMKELVEQFALYGAIDEYHALDEYPAEQFTEVYLIKFQKLPCARVAKKKMDERSFFGSLLHVCYAPEFETVQETREKLQDRRKYIAKATNQRDCFVAKKVEGPKTPISKNSAYDCQRTTSESCAAGNWDPFPCFPNSHTALQNRGYPSGIHNQSQFMFLQNDSNCAETSGYFGQSMSLTQNVQPGGHTPPISSVQQRAVPTDNGIDRFLPRTTHLQERKRRREEGNKFALMGTYTDSTEVVIGPQLPEVPKVDMDDDSLNTSATLIRNKLKQVADSVSRTSVEKPKASSAKPLLKQRRRI, from the exons atggcggcggccggcagcgccctgGGCGATGCTTGCCGGCATCACGCGCAGTTGGGGGCCTGCGAGTCGCGCGCCAAGTACCGCGAGGGGCGGAGGCCGCGCGCCGTGAAG GTTTACACTATCAACTTGGAATCTCGTTACTTACTAATACAAGGAGTTCCTGCGTTAGGTGTCATGAAGGAATTAGTTGAACAATTTGCATTATATGGTGCCATTGATGAGTATCATGCTCTAGATGAATATCCAGCAGAGCAGTTTACCGAGGTTTATCTTATAAAATTCCAAAAACTGCCATGTGCAAG GGTGGCCAAGAAAAAAATGGACGAACGAAGTTTCTTTGGTAGCTTGCTGCATGTGTGCTATGCTCCAGAATTTGAAACAGTCCAAGAAACGAGGGAGAAGTTGCAGGATAGAAGAAAGTATATAGCAAAAGCAACAAATCAGAGAG attGCTTTGTCGCAAAGAAAGTAGAGGGGCCTAAGACACCCATCTCAAAGAACTCGGCATACGACTGTCAGCGGACTACATCAGAATCCTGTGCAGCTGGTAACTGGGATCCATTTCCTTGCTTTCCTAATTCTCACACAGCATTACAAAACAGAGGATATCCTTCTGGGATTCATAATCAGAGCCAGTTTATGTTTCTCCAGAATGACAGTAACTGTGCTGAAACTTCTGGGTACTTTGGTCAAAGCATGTCCTTAACTCAAAATGTACAGCCAGGAGGACATACTCCACCAATTTCTTCAGTACAGCAAAGAGCAGTTCCGACTGATAATGGAATTGACAGGTTTCTACCTCGTACAACTCATCTACAAGAAcgtaagaggaggagagaggaaggtaACAAATTTGCCCTCATGGGAACATATACAGACAGTACTGAAGTCGTTATTGGTCCACAGTTACCAGAAGTACCTAAGGTGGATATGGATGATGATTCTCTGAATACTTCAGCTACGTTAATTCGAAATAAACTGAAGCAG GTGGCAGATTCTGTTTCAAGGACATCTGTGGAAAAGCCAAAGGCTAGTTCAGCTAAGCCACTTCTAAAGCAGAGAAGAAGAATATAG
- the RBM48 gene encoding RNA-binding protein 48 isoform X4: MKELVEQFALYGAIDEYHALDEYPAEQFTEVYLIKFQKLPCARVAKKKMDERSFFGSLLHVCYAPEFETVQETREKLQDRRKYIAKATNQRDCFVAKKVEGPKTPISKNSAYDCQRTTSESCAAGNWDPFPCFPNSHTALQNRGYPSGIHNQSQFMFLQNDSNCAETSGYFGQSMSLTQNVQPGGHTPPISSVQQRAVPTDNGIDRFLPRTTHLQERKRRREEGNKFALMGTYTDSTEVVIGPQLPEVPKVDMDDDSLNTSATLIRNKLKQVADSVSRTSVEKPKASSAKPLLKQRRRI; this comes from the exons ATGAAGGAATTAGTTGAACAATTTGCATTATATGGTGCCATTGATGAGTATCATGCTCTAGATGAATATCCAGCAGAGCAGTTTACCGAGGTTTATCTTATAAAATTCCAAAAACTGCCATGTGCAAG GGTGGCCAAGAAAAAAATGGACGAACGAAGTTTCTTTGGTAGCTTGCTGCATGTGTGCTATGCTCCAGAATTTGAAACAGTCCAAGAAACGAGGGAGAAGTTGCAGGATAGAAGAAAGTATATAGCAAAAGCAACAAATCAGAGAG attGCTTTGTCGCAAAGAAAGTAGAGGGGCCTAAGACACCCATCTCAAAGAACTCGGCATACGACTGTCAGCGGACTACATCAGAATCCTGTGCAGCTGGTAACTGGGATCCATTTCCTTGCTTTCCTAATTCTCACACAGCATTACAAAACAGAGGATATCCTTCTGGGATTCATAATCAGAGCCAGTTTATGTTTCTCCAGAATGACAGTAACTGTGCTGAAACTTCTGGGTACTTTGGTCAAAGCATGTCCTTAACTCAAAATGTACAGCCAGGAGGACATACTCCACCAATTTCTTCAGTACAGCAAAGAGCAGTTCCGACTGATAATGGAATTGACAGGTTTCTACCTCGTACAACTCATCTACAAGAAcgtaagaggaggagagaggaaggtaACAAATTTGCCCTCATGGGAACATATACAGACAGTACTGAAGTCGTTATTGGTCCACAGTTACCAGAAGTACCTAAGGTGGATATGGATGATGATTCTCTGAATACTTCAGCTACGTTAATTCGAAATAAACTGAAGCAG GTGGCAGATTCTGTTTCAAGGACATCTGTGGAAAAGCCAAAGGCTAGTTCAGCTAAGCCACTTCTAAAGCAGAGAAGAAGAATATAG